Below is a genomic region from Triticum dicoccoides isolate Atlit2015 ecotype Zavitan chromosome 5A, WEW_v2.0, whole genome shotgun sequence.
GCTTTTCACCAGATCATATAGATACTTAATAAATTATCTCAATGCTCCAGCAATAGAAAACCTCAACTGGTATCAAATTGTGCTATTGATAAACATGCTCAGTGAAGCACATAATTCACAAAAAAAATACATCTATATTTTCCGATACTGATTTATTCAAACACATACATATACAATAAAGATCATGTAATATATTTTTTGATTAAACACCAAGAAAGTTTGCCCGTGCAAATGTAGGATCATATACATATTGGTACTGATCATCAAATCTGTGAAGTGAAGAGAGATGACAACATTGCAACTCAGGGCAAACAGTTACGACCGAAATGTAAACAATACATATTTATAGCATATAGGAAATGAACACCCAGGCACCCAGCTTTTCAAAGTGAAAGTTACCGAAACCTGATGATCAACCAATAATCCTGCGAGGTATTTGTCAAACCACTGCCAATTACTAAAATAAGGTAATATATCTAACAAGGAGACTACAATTTCAGAGTTGGTTTCCAAACATGGCAATAGAAGTTCACTAAACACAGAGAATTCCTAAAGCAGAACATATATTCAAAATCTCACAGCATAGCAAAAGAAACAACATACTGAGCCGTCGTGTTCGGCCAGCTTCTGGAGAAGCGCGGAGGCGGAGGACTTCCGAACGGGCGCTTAGATACCACAGAGGAAGCTCTTCTGATTCCAATCTTGAAGAAAAGTATGACGCTCTTGGTACAAAATGCAAACCCCCCACAGAGAGACGTCTATATACTACTCCAATGGAAGCATTTGAACAGCAGGACTAGTACAGCCCAACTCAACCGAAGATGACACAAGTTTTTCCTGATGTTCCAAAGCAAATTTGGAAATACCCAAGGCAGTAGATAAAGGATCCGCTGTGTTCCCCCTTTTGAAGTTACGAATTGAAAATTGTCTGGTACTCAACTAATTTCAGCAATGGGAACAAAACTAAACTAATTTCGCACATACGGAGTGAACTCGAAACACTGAAACTTATTAGGACCCTCTCAGTAAATTAAATTTATTGCGTTTTACAGGTGTGTTGTTGTAGCAGCTTCTCTATAAATAAAAAAAATCCTGTACTTATTCTTTCTTGCGTGCACGAAGTCACCAACCGCTGCGGCGAGGCAGGCGACAACGAGGTGTTGGTTGGCTGGTGACAGAGCGGCCTACTCAGGCGACTGCCCACGCCGCGCGCCCGAGGGCATAAGGCGATGCGATGATTAGGCGGGCGTCCAATGGTTGTGGTAGTAACTGTGAAGTTTTAGATGTTGGCTTCTGCCAAGTTCAATTGCGTATGGCGGAAACGTTTTTTTGGTGATCATAGGAAAATAGAAATAGTGAAGCTGCTGGAACGCGTTTTTTGTGCCAACTTCTCTTATACCATTTTTTTTAGGGGGGAGTAGGGAGCTGTTGGAGGAGAAATTAGATCTTAACCCACAATTTTCTTTTCACGGGTGAGGCCAGGGCGGGTTACATGCCAAAGTTTAGGATGTTATAAAATGTTTTTATTTTACTGTCAAATGGTGCGGTTAACTATTGATGTGTGCTTGAATGCAGGTTCCTCAAACATTAGCAAGTGCAATGACATTTTCGGTCGGGATTGATTTATGGCAGAGCACAACTTGGAGTAGGGAACAACCGTGGCTTCTTCCGTGGGAGAGTTGTGAAAGGGATATTTGTCAGACTTAGGTGTTCAATTCGTAGGAATTGAAGAAACAAGAGAATCTTAACAAAATGTTCAAACCACCAAATAGACCCTGGTACTTCGTCCAAAGAAATTGTACAAAGAGCTCCATGGATTTGTACAAATCCTTCACTTTGGTTCATTTCTTTGAAGCTCAAACAGATGAAGAGTGTCAAAGTCATAGTCCTGTGTTTAGTCTACCTGTATAAATTCTTTGGCCCCTGTACTTCCGCTAGGGTTGAGGGAGCCACTCGGCCCTCAGACGGATCAACGAAAGGCAGTTCATTTTGCAAAAACACAAGCCAATCAGCAAATCGCCTACCAAGGCACAATTCAATCATCATCAGCAAACGTTGCGACGACATTGTCCACACCTGGGAATGAACACATCAAATGACAACCAAGGAAACATCTATAATGCTACGAGAGTATGAGCTATGTATCAGTCTTTCACAGCACCTACGGCTAGGAGACTACCACATGGGAGGGAGCACAGTTTCTAGAGGAATCCACATCCGCTAGCCGCGACCTTGGGCAGAAAAGAAACATGGTGTAGTTTGATCAGATGGGTCAGAGACGGCTGAAGCAGACTTGCAGGCCACCGCCTACTGCCTGATTTTCTTGGAGCTGCTGCATTCAGGGCACTTGTAGTGCTTTATGTGATCCGCCTTGGCCGGGGTTATCCGCACGCATTTGCCGTGGAACCACCGCTCGCACATGTCGCAGCCGATCCAGAACTCGCTTGCATTGTATATGCCGTTGCAGCTTCCGCAAAAGGTTTCActgtgttcttcgtcatcgtcgtcgtcttcttctcgAGCAACTGCTCTGGAGTTCTTTGGGCGGACATCATCAGTTCGTTGCTGCACATAACAAATTGCAATTCAGTTCGAGTTACGTTCGGAGATGCGCTCCCAGTTTCGGAATTTCCAACAAACACAAACTACTGCAGTGGAGGGGTCAGTCAGCGTACCTTTGGCTTTGATGAGTGCCTGGATTTGCCACTGCTATCAACACCAGACCTGTCCCTGTGCTTCCTGTCAACCATACTTTCATACACATTTGGAAGATCGTTGATCATGCTGAACAAGCGCTTCCTGGCAGACACAAGGCACAGAAACGTTGGATTGGCAACAAGGTGCAGCTGAAGCTTTCACACCAACTTGATATACACATTATAAGAACTCCATTAAAGGGGAGAACATTTTCTTAGGACAAAAAGCGGCCAAGAGAAAAAGAGAACAGTAATAACAGAACAACAAGAAGGGATTTGCGGAAATACTCAAAATGGCCTtttgaaaagaaagaaaaaacatggAACCAGTTTTCTTGTGCAATCAGTAAATAGCTAAAGCTAGGCATAAACTTGACAGCTACATGTGGCAAGAACTAAATAACAGAACACTTAACAAAGAATACATCAAGAACAGTATAGCAGGTGCATGGAACCGGTTTTGCATCCAATCATTTGCCCTGTGTAGTTTTTTTTCCACACAATATAGGCTTCACACCACTTTCAATATAGATGAGCAGAGTGGGCCTTTATCTTTAGTGCTAACACAAGAGAACGGAGTCACGGACTGTAAATATATTACTAGCATGGCAGGCCACCAACATTAATGTACTAGGTATGTATACAAGGAAAAAAATCAATGAAGCCTTTTGAAATAATTTGTTGCAAAAAGGAAAAAATCGCTCAAGTGAGCAAAGTACGAATTTCACTATGATATGATGACTAAGATAAGGGTACATGAACATTCACGTGAAAACGAAACCCTATTATAAGTAAATTGTAGAACAAACAATAAAATGGGATCACTAAAGAATATCTGTTTTTTTAAGGATTCTCATGGTCCAATTGTTAATTTCTAGAGATGACGAGTGACAAACTGACAAGATGTAACAGGGTCCATGAAGGAGTGCAATACTGAAGTGAAGATTTTTAAGTGTTTTCTTTTATTCCAGCTAGCTAAATTTCGAAGGTCAAAATTATGCACATTACAAACACAGGACCCAGAAGCTGCACAAGGTATATGAAGTACTTAGGTAGCAAACTCTCACTGTAGTGTGGGGGGAAAAGGTGCAAGGTGCACAAACTAAACACACAAGTTAATGTAAGAAAGATTCTGGAATTACGGCTTTACCAGCATGCTTGAACAAGACATAAATTAAACAATGGGCATTGGTTGCTATTAACTCCATTTTGAGATTTAAAAAAACAAATAACCTGGTTTTCATCTTTCCCGCAGAAAAAAAAAACTGGTTGTCATTCAGTGTACAGACTATATAGAGAAACAAAATGAACTCATAATATGCTGCCCCATAAAGGGTCCACAAAAAAGAGCAAGATGACAGAAATAAATAGCTCTGCAATTAACATGACAGAACTTCAGGAAGGAATGGTCCCGCCACCAATATAAGAGCCTTCTTCCTTCTTTGTGAGAAGAATCTTGGAACCCTTTAGAGTTTTACTCATAGATAGATGGCACTTTGATCGTCGGTCCTACATAGCTAAGCTTAGAACAAGTTGTGGAAATGTGTGGCACAGTTCATCACCACAAACATAAAAATAGGCTGGACATTAAAATTCTTTAGAGCAGCCGAAACTGGGAACTACACAGAAGCACACTGTCCATTATTTGTGTATATATGATTTCTGAAATAAAGGGAAAAGGAATAGTTGCTTCTTACTACGCCAAACCACCTTTATATTTACTTAAAGCCTTTGACAAGATGTTTTGGCCATTCAGCATGATGATACTGTAAAAGCCCTAAAACTGCGCATTTGATGATGTGGTAGGTCATGATATAAATTGTATGTTTCCTGTTTGCTTCGTATACACATTACATCACTCAGTAAATGCACAACTTCTTCAACTACTACAACCCCATAGATGTAAATCAATAACTCTGCAATTAACATGGCAGGAACTTAGAAAGGAATGGCCCTGGCCCGCCATCAATATAAGACCCTTCTCCTTCTTTCTGGGAAGAATATTAGAATCTTTTGAGTTTTTACTCATAGATAGATGGCATTTTAATCTTGGTCTCTAAATAGCTAAGCTTAGAGCAAATTGTGACAATGTGGCATAGTTTGTCACCGCAAACACAAAAATGGATATAGAGATTAAAATTCTTTATAGCAGCCGAAACTGCAAATGATGGAACTACACAGAAGCACGCAATCCTTTATTTGTGTATATGATTTCTGAAATAAAGTGAAAGGGGGCAGTTGCTTTTCATATGGCCTAACTAACAGCTGAACCCTATGGATTATATCGCCATCAAACCCAGAGGGTCACAGAAAGAAGGGAACAAGTAACTGCAAACCCAATAAAGCAAACTGAAACAAAAAGCATGACCCTCCGATACACTcaaagcaaagaaaagaaacaaagagaggAGCACAAGATACATGTGCACATGCACACACATGCACCAACCACCAAGTGAAACAAAATAAATGGGCCATCAAATCGGTCACGCGTATCCCAACTCCGCAAGTCACCTAGCAGTCAAGCTAAAGTACTCTATCGAAAAAGACCACATTTCATCTTGCCTAAACTGTCAATCAGGAGTAACATAGAATAGACAATTTAAAAGCTAATCAATCGTCAGAGGCACCAAGCTGAGAGAAATCGTCAGAGGCAGTAAAATTACCGTTCGTTGGCGGTGAGCGGCGCCCCGAAGAAGAAGGCGACGGAGAGGAGCCACGAGTCGGAGTGGACGGCGACGAGGGAGAGCCAGTCGCGGCGGTTCATGCCGTTGCGGGCGAAATTGATGCCGAGGGCCGGCTCGGGCAGCTCGGGCGgcacctcctccgccggcagcgacACCTCCCAGGTCCCGTCGGGGTGGCCGTAGAGGCAGAGGTTTTCCTTATCTGCGGGCAGAGAGAGAGAAAACCGAGGCCGATCCAGTCAATCCCCGTCCGGATCCCACCGCCCGGCAGCGGAGCCGCCCAATCCATCCATCCAATCTGGGGGGGCAACTCACCTGGGTCGCAGCTGTCGAAGAAGTCGTCGACATCTGCACGGCGGCACGAGGCGCAGGAGAGAAGCGNNNNNNNNNNNNNNNNNNNNNNNNNNNNNNNNNNNNNNNNNNNNNNNNNNNNNNNNNNNNNNNNNNNNNNNNNNNNNNNNNNNNNNNNNNNNNNNNNNNNNNNNNNNNNNNNNNNNNNNNNNNNNNNNNNNNNNNNNNNNNNNNNNNNNNNNNNNNNNNNNNNNNNNNNNNNNNNNNNNNNNNNNNNNNNNNNNNNNNNNNNNNNNNNNNNNNNNNNNNNNNNNNNNNNNNNNNNNNNNNNNNNNNNNNNNNNNNNNNNNNNNNNNNNNNNNNNNNNNNNNNNNNNNNNNNNNNNNNNNNNNNNNNNNNNNNNNNNNNNNNNNNNNNNNNNNNNNNNNNNNNNNNNNNNNNNNNNNNNNNNNNNNNNNNNNNNNNNNNNNNNNNNNNNNNNNNNNNNNNNNNNNNNNNNNNNNNNNNNNNNNNNNNNNNNNNNNNNNNNNNNNNNNNNNNNNNNNNNNNNNNGTCGTCGAGTCTGACCCAAGGAAGGATTTGGATTCGGTTTTATTACACTGTGCCCGGGCCGAAAGGATTTGCCTGGCGACGCGGGCGATCCCGGTGATCCGAGGTAGGTCGCTGACGCTGTGGGCCCGCGGTGATGGTCCCATGTGGACGTGGGTGGGCGGGTGTGCAGCGGGGTGGGCGGGAGTGTGGCAGGGACACGGGCCCGGCCGCGGTGGGCCCGGGTGGGCTGGTGACCTGGCTCCGACTGGGACGGGCCGACCTGGTTCTGAGCCCGACTATCTCAGATCGCGCTTTCCAACCAACTGCCCGCGCCGACCCACAGGAGTTCGGAATCGCGACGTGACATTGCGCGCCGCTCCACGCGTCACCTGCCGTTGGATCTCGCCATCAACGGCCCAGATGAGCGCTATGGACCATATCACTTGACCACTTTCCGGAGACGAGACTAAaactctactccctccgtccggaaatacttgtcctcaaAATGGTTACCAGCAAAACGTTTTCCAGGTGCAAATGACGTCGGGAATATGTGTCTCTTGGGCGGCCCTGCCTCGTGCTCGTCGATGGTTTACCCGATGTCAACGAGGGGCTCGTATATTGAAAGTGGTTTACCCAGCAAAATGAAATGAAATAAAACTGGATTTAGAGAAAGAAGTTTAGGAGAATTAACAAAagttgctactccctctgtccagtgAAAAGTGTACATTTAGAAATTTTAGAGGCTCTTGGAAGTGGTGTGGAGCCTATATTGTGAACAATAATATTCTACCTAAGAAGATTCAGACATGAGAAATGATTGCATGCAAACCAGTTCCATGCACTTGCTATATCACTAGAGTTACTAAGCTCCCTCGAACGTGAGGGCTGTGGTCGCTCGGGGCTAGAGAGATAAAACTGACCACGATTATCAATGGGTGAGTTGAAAATTGTTTACCGCTTGGTCCCCTCCCAGATACACGTATCCTGGTGATGTGTCGCTCCTGTAAATGAGGGGAATTAGCGGTACGGCCGACTATTCACGTATCAGTTGATGTGTCGCACATTTTGATGGGAAAATGAAATAGTtttgctaagtctcagtcgactgagacttttttatgtctcagtcgatgctatatgCCTTTGATCTTGCATAGAGATTCTTAAAAAAAATCTTCTCAGTTTTCTCTTTTTCTCATTATATACTACTCCCTTCgcacggaaatacttgtcattaaaatggataaaaatgaatgtatctaaaactaaaatacatctacatacatccatttcaatgacaaatatttccggacggagggagtatatcacttgactgagacttggttaaatctcagtcgactgagacctagccacacacaaaaaaaacatcgCATATCACGGCACAACACCGCCAGCCCATAACCGCCTCTTCCGCACTGCATGTCTGCACAGTCATCACAAACTCGCCATtgcgccgcacgccccctccccatctctctctttctctccctctcGCAACGAGGTAATGCTCGGCAACGGCGGGCGCGCGGGTCATTGACGAGAAGGCGGCGAGTCATGCCACAGCGGCCAACGATGGCGCTACGTAGGGATGCCCACTGACTTCAGGACTCGATTGTCTTCCTCGACACACTGCCGTCGACAAGGTATGCATCATAGCTACTGATCCCTCGCTCCCCCCTCCCCCACCTCCCCCCTTCTCCTTTCTCAGCCAGATTTGAATTTGATATTACTTGCTCCGGGCTAAACAAGTAGCAAATTCCAAGGGGATTTTATCTTCAAGTTTGAATCAAATTTGCATGTTGTGCTCTAAAGTTAGAATCAATAGTAGATTCAGATCGAAATTGTTTCAGCACTGGGTTGTAACTATCATGTAGCCATAAAAACTCATCAATGTTTTGTATCTCAGTTGTTGCTTTCCCAGGAGGGTTATAGAGGAATCACGATGTTTTTTTGTGAACACGACTGCTTTGTCTATAGAGCTGATTCCATAGAATTTTATTTCTAGTTGCATCCCTATCCGATATTATGGTTTGGCCTTGAAGTTCCAGGACATGGGTGACAGCAACCACTGCCTATGGATATTTTTTGGTAGTTCGTCTATGATTTCATCTTTGTGAAGAACAATTGTTGTAAAGCTGTAAAAAATTGACTAATATCCTATCAAGTTTCGGTGATCATGTGTCTTTGCTTCTGGAAATCTCTATACGTTTCTTTTGGACTAATATCCTCCTACAACACCACAAAATCATGGAAGCCAAAAACACAAAAGCCCCACAGAAAATGAACAACAATGCTCGGTCCATTGATTGATATAAGTAAAAGATCTATCTGAGAATTAACGGCCAAATAGGCAAATAATTTGAAAAAACGGGCACCGCAAAGCACGCGTGTATTCTAGTTGTTTTGATGTATTTTTTGTTAAGTGTTTTGTTATTTACTTCTTGCTATCAAGTGTTGTGTTATTTAGTTCTTGCCGCATGTACCTGTCAAGTTTTTTTTTTGATatcagcatgtactccctccgttccaaattactcgtaatggttttagttcaaatttataCAAAGCTTTAGCTATTACTGATTGCACGAGAAAACTGGTTCCATATTCTTCTTTTCTAAAGGCCATCTAGGTCTCAGTCCACTAAGGGCCCATTCGGAAGTCTGCTGGCTTCCCAAAGTGGCCAGCTTCTCGGGGAGGCAGCGCTAGCCAGCTTCTTGGCGGAGCCAGTGATGCGTTCGGCACTTTGGCAGCGCGCGGCTGCTCTCTAGCTCTCGTCTACATGGGCCGGCAGCCCAGGAAGCAAGCATAAAGCCCAGTTAGGTGGTTTCTCATACGGGAGAGAACGTATCGGTGAGAGAAACATATCGATCGAACCGGTACGCTGCCCCAGAGTTAACTTGGCGGTGGCATATCCGATAATTACGTCCAACTCCGCCTCCTTCCATTTTTGAAGCTAGGTTCGACCCGCTTCTCGTTTTTGCACTATGAGGGCAGGGATGacaattttacccatgggtacgggtacccGCGAGTATCGTACccgcatgggtagggtatgggcgtaACTTTATACCAACGGGTAGTACTCATACCCTACCCGTTAAGTCATGGGTTGGGAACAGGTATAGCCttttacccatggatatacccataccctacccattttaTAGTGACATGTGAATCTTACCCGTGATTCACAATCACAAGTGTACATATGTTAAAGTTATGTTGTGAGCTTATGAACCTATGTTAAAGTTGTTACCAATTGTCAATTTGAATTGAGATAATTTTCATCTACTCAACTATTTGTTATTGAGTTGAGATCAATGTTTTTTTGTCAAATGTGCTATAGATGAATGTAAAATTGCGAATAGCTTGTGTACTATTTGAACTGCCCgttgggtacccaatgggtatggGTACCTGTCGGGTATGGGTACGGGTAAAGTATCATACCCATGGGTATGgttatgggtagaattttgtacccattgactacacgggtatgggtatggtattgctctacccgccccataccctacccattgccatccttaaggGCAGTTCGCTCCGCGAAGCTGGCTTCCAGGAGCTGCCACGTTCGAGACGACTCCACGTGCTGACCAAAGAAGCTGGGAGTAGGAGAGGATCCGAACGGGGCCTAAGACACGTCATCCATGTTTAGATTCGGCATGTTTATCATGTGGGCTTTTGAGTTATATTTTTCTCCTTGTGTGGGCTTAAGTTCTGTGCTGTGTTGAGAAACGCGTGGTGGGCTTCAACTCGTGTGGTGCAGGAAACGAGTGCAGCTAGCCGGACGCACAGGTCCACGCGAAAGCAACTTCTTTTTTTGTAACGCGACCTCACACTTCAAACGGGTGCAGCTAGCCAGTTGGCCTCATGGTTGCTGGTGATCATGCAAAGCGCGAACTATATAAGAATACGCAACAGGGTTGAGACTCgaaaaacttcaaaaaaaaaactgaaaatttgaacaatttttaaaaaccaATTTTTTTTGGACACAAACAAATTTTCAAATTGTATTTTAAAAAATGAATTATTTCGGTAActccaaacaatttttgaaaagctGATCAATTTTTTAAATTCCAAAcagtttttaaaataaaaaaatgttcaaaaattcaaatattttttgaaaacacaAATAACTATTTTGAGAAACACTAACACTTTTTAAGAAACAAGAACATGTTTCCAGAATGAGAACATTTTTTAACTTTTTGCACAAAGTTTCATAACGAGAACACCTTTTGATATTCAGAACATATATTTAAAAAACACAAACATTTGTTTTAATTGTGTTGTACACACATAGTGAGCTGCATCCTTAAAATTCCACTGGAAGATAGGAAAATTaaaaaagaagaaacaaaataCAAGTATTTATGTGGGAgacaagagaaaataaaaaaagtaaaaaaaagaaaacGGAAAGGACTGCAAGCCAGAGGCCACAGCCCAAACAGGAAAGCAAGTTAAGAAGCCCGACATAGCGGAAGGCAGACACCATGCCCGCTTCCAGCCTCAGCCCAACACGTTTTTGAACAACACCAGATTATTCGCAAAAAAAACACCAGATTAATCAATTTGTACGTTTTTGAACTGAGATTTAGCAGCACCTTTTTTATTACTCTCAGAAATTCCTTGCTTCTGGTTGTTCTTTTACAAAGGTACTAGttgaatgcccgtgcattgcaacgagaTGATAAAAAGACATATAAACACACATTAGACGGTTGTTCTAAATCAGAAATATGTGTCCAACTTGATTGCACATGATTTCCATTCCTAACTGACAACTTCGCCACTTGTTTTACCTTGTACTAAAGACGGGGCAAACCTTCGATGGCTTAATGTGGTTCAACCCGTGAAAACATCACACTACTAATAATTACTCCatctgtctcataatataagacgttttgcaaACTAACATAATTTGTAAAAAACGtcctatattgtgggacggagggagtaaattacTATTGAAATCACATGTGATGCTTTACATAGATTTGAAGATGTATAGAGAATGGGCCCATGAAAACATCACAGAACTAATAAATAGATTACTATTGGAAACACATGTGATGCTTTACATAGATTTGAAGTTGTATAGTGAATGGGCCCGTGAAAACATCGCACAAGTAATAAAATAGGTTTTTAGTTGTATGAGAAATCGATAATATAACCAATTCGAAAAAGAGGGTATCATAACTTTGAACCATTTATAGAAGAGCAGCTAGCGTTATTATTTATTATAAATATCGGGACACAGAAGCATGAATCTTAATTGTCTCAATT
It encodes:
- the LOC119303788 gene encoding PHD finger protein ALFIN-LIKE 3-like — translated: MNRRDWLSLVAVHSDSWLLSVAFFFGAPLTANERKRLFSMINDLPNVYESMVDRKHRDRSGVDSSGKSRHSSKPKQRTDDVRPKNSRAVAREEDDDDDEEHSETFCGSCNGIYNASEFWIGCDMCERWFHGKCVRITPAKADHIKHYKCPECSSSKKIRQ